One Apis cerana isolate GH-2021 linkage group LG15, AcerK_1.0, whole genome shotgun sequence DNA window includes the following coding sequences:
- the LOC107993337 gene encoding arginine kinase isoform X1 — protein sequence MRFLVGGLLCQRRPEIRLSGACMRYGVCKKSSNMVDQAVLDKLETGFTKLANSDSKSLLKKYLTKEVFDQLKTKKTSFDSTLLDCIQSGVENLDSGVGIYAPDAEAYTLFADLFDPIIEDYHGGFKKTDKHPPKDFGDVDSLGNLDPANEFIVSTRVRCGRSLEGYPFNPCLTEAQYKEMEEKVSSTLSGLEDELKGTFYPLTGMSKEIQQKLIDDHFLFKEGDRFLQAANACRFWPTGRGIYHNDDKTFLVWCNEEDHLRIISMQMGGDLGQVYRRLVHAVNEIEKRLPFSHNDRLGFLTFCPTNLGTTVRASVHIKLPKLAANRAKLEEIAGKFNLQVRGTRGEHTEAEGGIYDISNKRRLGLTEYQAVKEMHDGIAELIKLEKEL from the exons ATGCGTTTCTTAGTAGGAGGCTTGTTATGCCAGAGAAGACCGGAGATTCGTTTGAGCGGCGCGTGCATGCGTTATGGCGTTTG CAAAAAAAGCAGCAATATGGTTGACCAAGCTGTTTTGGATAAACTAGAGACCGGCTTCACCAAATTGGCTAACTCAGACAGCAAATCATTGCTGAAGAAGTATTTGACCAAGGAGGTTTTTGATCAactaaaaacgaagaaaacttCCTTCGATTCTACTCTTCTAGATTGTATCCAATCTGGTGTAGAGAATTTGGATTCTGGCGTTGGTATTTACGCTCCTGATGCTGAGGCTTACACACTTTTTGCTGACCTCTTCGACCCCATTATTGAAGATTATCATGGTGGTTTCAAGAAGACTGACAAGCACCCACCAAAAGACTTTGGAGACGTTGATTCTCTTGGCAATCTTGATCCAGCT aatgaatTCATCGTTTCCACTCGTGTAAGATGCGGTCGCTCCTTAGAAGGTTATCCATTCAATCCTTGCTTGACCGAGGCTCAGTACAAAGAGATGGAAGAAAAAGTCTCTAGTACTCTGTCAGGTTTAGAGGATGAACTCAAGGGAACTTTCTATCCTTTAACCGGCATGAGCAAAgaaattcaacaaaaattgATCGACGATCACTTCCTGTTTAAAGAGGGTGATCGCTTTTTACAAGCTGCCAATGCTTGTCGCTTCTGGCCCACTGGCCGTGGTATTTACCACAACGATGATAAGACCTTTTTGGTCTGGTGCAACGAGGAAGATCATCTTCGTATTATTTCCATGCAGATGGGCGGTGACCTTGGACAG GTTTATCGTCGTTTGGTACATGCTGTAAACGAAATCGAGAAACGACTTCCTTTCTCACACAACGATCGTCTCGGTTTCCTGACTTTCTGCCCAACTAACTTGGGTACTACAGTCCGTGCTTCTGTGCACATCAAGCTGCCCAAATTAGCTGCTAACAGAGCAAAACTTGAGGAAATCGCAGGAAAATTCAATCTCCAGGTTCGTGGTACTCGTGGAGAGCACACTGAGGCTGAAGGTGGCATCTacgatatttctaataaacgaCGTCTTGGTCTGACTGAGTATCAGGCTGTGAAGGAGATGCACGATGGAATCGCCGAGTTGATTAAACTCGAAAAGGAACTTTAA
- the LOC107993337 gene encoding arginine kinase isoform X2 gives MGGCTSKDTTSNDDKKSSNMVDQAVLDKLETGFTKLANSDSKSLLKKYLTKEVFDQLKTKKTSFDSTLLDCIQSGVENLDSGVGIYAPDAEAYTLFADLFDPIIEDYHGGFKKTDKHPPKDFGDVDSLGNLDPANEFIVSTRVRCGRSLEGYPFNPCLTEAQYKEMEEKVSSTLSGLEDELKGTFYPLTGMSKEIQQKLIDDHFLFKEGDRFLQAANACRFWPTGRGIYHNDDKTFLVWCNEEDHLRIISMQMGGDLGQVYRRLVHAVNEIEKRLPFSHNDRLGFLTFCPTNLGTTVRASVHIKLPKLAANRAKLEEIAGKFNLQVRGTRGEHTEAEGGIYDISNKRRLGLTEYQAVKEMHDGIAELIKLEKEL, from the exons ATGGGCGGATGTACCTCGAAGGATACCACGTCGAACGACGA CAAAAAAAGCAGCAATATGGTTGACCAAGCTGTTTTGGATAAACTAGAGACCGGCTTCACCAAATTGGCTAACTCAGACAGCAAATCATTGCTGAAGAAGTATTTGACCAAGGAGGTTTTTGATCAactaaaaacgaagaaaacttCCTTCGATTCTACTCTTCTAGATTGTATCCAATCTGGTGTAGAGAATTTGGATTCTGGCGTTGGTATTTACGCTCCTGATGCTGAGGCTTACACACTTTTTGCTGACCTCTTCGACCCCATTATTGAAGATTATCATGGTGGTTTCAAGAAGACTGACAAGCACCCACCAAAAGACTTTGGAGACGTTGATTCTCTTGGCAATCTTGATCCAGCT aatgaatTCATCGTTTCCACTCGTGTAAGATGCGGTCGCTCCTTAGAAGGTTATCCATTCAATCCTTGCTTGACCGAGGCTCAGTACAAAGAGATGGAAGAAAAAGTCTCTAGTACTCTGTCAGGTTTAGAGGATGAACTCAAGGGAACTTTCTATCCTTTAACCGGCATGAGCAAAgaaattcaacaaaaattgATCGACGATCACTTCCTGTTTAAAGAGGGTGATCGCTTTTTACAAGCTGCCAATGCTTGTCGCTTCTGGCCCACTGGCCGTGGTATTTACCACAACGATGATAAGACCTTTTTGGTCTGGTGCAACGAGGAAGATCATCTTCGTATTATTTCCATGCAGATGGGCGGTGACCTTGGACAG GTTTATCGTCGTTTGGTACATGCTGTAAACGAAATCGAGAAACGACTTCCTTTCTCACACAACGATCGTCTCGGTTTCCTGACTTTCTGCCCAACTAACTTGGGTACTACAGTCCGTGCTTCTGTGCACATCAAGCTGCCCAAATTAGCTGCTAACAGAGCAAAACTTGAGGAAATCGCAGGAAAATTCAATCTCCAGGTTCGTGGTACTCGTGGAGAGCACACTGAGGCTGAAGGTGGCATCTacgatatttctaataaacgaCGTCTTGGTCTGACTGAGTATCAGGCTGTGAAGGAGATGCACGATGGAATCGCCGAGTTGATTAAACTCGAAAAGGAACTTTAA
- the LOC107993337 gene encoding arginine kinase isoform X3 encodes MVDQAVLDKLETGFTKLANSDSKSLLKKYLTKEVFDQLKTKKTSFDSTLLDCIQSGVENLDSGVGIYAPDAEAYTLFADLFDPIIEDYHGGFKKTDKHPPKDFGDVDSLGNLDPANEFIVSTRVRCGRSLEGYPFNPCLTEAQYKEMEEKVSSTLSGLEDELKGTFYPLTGMSKEIQQKLIDDHFLFKEGDRFLQAANACRFWPTGRGIYHNDDKTFLVWCNEEDHLRIISMQMGGDLGQVYRRLVHAVNEIEKRLPFSHNDRLGFLTFCPTNLGTTVRASVHIKLPKLAANRAKLEEIAGKFNLQVRGTRGEHTEAEGGIYDISNKRRLGLTEYQAVKEMHDGIAELIKLEKEL; translated from the exons ATGGTTGACCAAGCTGTTTTGGATAAACTAGAGACCGGCTTCACCAAATTGGCTAACTCAGACAGCAAATCATTGCTGAAGAAGTATTTGACCAAGGAGGTTTTTGATCAactaaaaacgaagaaaacttCCTTCGATTCTACTCTTCTAGATTGTATCCAATCTGGTGTAGAGAATTTGGATTCTGGCGTTGGTATTTACGCTCCTGATGCTGAGGCTTACACACTTTTTGCTGACCTCTTCGACCCCATTATTGAAGATTATCATGGTGGTTTCAAGAAGACTGACAAGCACCCACCAAAAGACTTTGGAGACGTTGATTCTCTTGGCAATCTTGATCCAGCT aatgaatTCATCGTTTCCACTCGTGTAAGATGCGGTCGCTCCTTAGAAGGTTATCCATTCAATCCTTGCTTGACCGAGGCTCAGTACAAAGAGATGGAAGAAAAAGTCTCTAGTACTCTGTCAGGTTTAGAGGATGAACTCAAGGGAACTTTCTATCCTTTAACCGGCATGAGCAAAgaaattcaacaaaaattgATCGACGATCACTTCCTGTTTAAAGAGGGTGATCGCTTTTTACAAGCTGCCAATGCTTGTCGCTTCTGGCCCACTGGCCGTGGTATTTACCACAACGATGATAAGACCTTTTTGGTCTGGTGCAACGAGGAAGATCATCTTCGTATTATTTCCATGCAGATGGGCGGTGACCTTGGACAG GTTTATCGTCGTTTGGTACATGCTGTAAACGAAATCGAGAAACGACTTCCTTTCTCACACAACGATCGTCTCGGTTTCCTGACTTTCTGCCCAACTAACTTGGGTACTACAGTCCGTGCTTCTGTGCACATCAAGCTGCCCAAATTAGCTGCTAACAGAGCAAAACTTGAGGAAATCGCAGGAAAATTCAATCTCCAGGTTCGTGGTACTCGTGGAGAGCACACTGAGGCTGAAGGTGGCATCTacgatatttctaataaacgaCGTCTTGGTCTGACTGAGTATCAGGCTGTGAAGGAGATGCACGATGGAATCGCCGAGTTGATTAAACTCGAAAAGGAACTTTAA